One Methylophaga marina DNA window includes the following coding sequences:
- the thrC gene encoding threonine synthase, translating to MSFRPRYTGLIERYRDRLPVNDDTRLISLGEGNTPLIKLNHITKELGKDVDIYVKYEGLNPTGSFKDRGMTMAVTKAVEEGSKAIICASTGNTSAAAAAYAARAGIAAFVLIPDGKIAQGKLAQAMMHGATVIQIKGNFDQGMQLVKEVADHAPVTIVNSINPYRLQGQKTAAFEIVEELGRAPDYHCLPVGNAGNITAHWIGYCEYSCDSGDHVTDACAYCGGKCKYAGGAIVGNRPKMIGYQAAGSAPFMRGHMVDDPETVATAIRIGHPQSWDKAWQVKEESGGWFDECSDEEILAAQKLLAEKEGVFCEPASATSLAGALRDVKSGKIPEGSTIVCTLTGHGLKDPDTAIKQSTSAVVTVNAELDAVREAILNNMV from the coding sequence ATGTCATTTCGACCACGTTACACTGGATTAATTGAGCGCTATCGCGACCGTTTACCAGTCAATGACGATACCCGCCTGATCAGTCTTGGTGAAGGCAATACCCCGCTTATTAAGCTCAACCACATTACAAAAGAGCTGGGTAAGGATGTCGATATTTATGTTAAGTACGAAGGCCTGAACCCAACTGGCTCTTTCAAAGACCGTGGTATGACCATGGCCGTAACGAAAGCAGTAGAAGAGGGTAGTAAAGCGATTATCTGTGCTTCAACAGGTAATACATCTGCTGCCGCTGCTGCCTATGCGGCACGTGCCGGCATCGCTGCATTTGTACTTATTCCTGACGGCAAAATTGCACAAGGCAAATTGGCTCAGGCGATGATGCACGGCGCAACCGTGATTCAAATCAAAGGTAACTTTGATCAGGGTATGCAGTTAGTTAAAGAAGTGGCTGATCATGCACCAGTCACTATTGTTAACTCTATCAATCCATACCGTTTACAAGGTCAAAAAACAGCCGCTTTTGAGATCGTTGAAGAGTTAGGTCGTGCACCTGATTATCACTGTTTACCTGTTGGTAATGCCGGTAATATCACCGCTCACTGGATTGGTTATTGTGAGTATTCATGTGATTCAGGTGACCATGTCACTGATGCATGTGCGTATTGTGGTGGTAAATGCAAATATGCCGGTGGTGCTATCGTCGGTAACCGTCCTAAGATGATTGGCTACCAAGCCGCTGGTAGTGCACCGTTCATGCGTGGACACATGGTAGACGATCCTGAGACGGTGGCGACTGCAATTCGTATTGGTCACCCACAAAGCTGGGATAAAGCCTGGCAGGTGAAAGAAGAGTCAGGTGGTTGGTTTGATGAATGTTCAGATGAAGAAATCCTGGCTGCACAGAAATTATTAGCTGAAAAAGAAGGTGTGTTCTGTGAGCCTGCATCAGCTACTTCTCTAGCTGGAGCATTGCGTGATGTGAAATCAGGCAAGATTCCCGAAGGCAGTACGATTGTCTGTACATTAACGGGTCATGGTTTAAAAGATCCTGATACTGCTATTAAACAAAGTACTTCTGCTGTCGTCACCGTAAATGCTGAACTTGACGCTGTTCGTGAAGCCATTTTGAATAATATGGTGTAA
- the hemW gene encoding radical SAM family heme chaperone HemW, which produces MFNFTSLPPLSLYIHVPWCVRKCPYCDFNSHDNHQSLPESAYIDALIRDLEQELPLIWGRSINTVFIGGGTPSLFSAEAYDRLFSSLRALLPLQHDAEITLEANPGTVEAGRFHEYRDVGINRLSIGIQSFDQNALQALGRIHDGQQAIKAVEYAHQAGFDSFNLDLMFGLPGQDEKKARHDVETAIALAPPHISYYQLTIEPNTLFYSQPPSLPDDDPIYDWQLTNQARLAEAGYKQYETSAYAQKGHQCRHNVNYWRFGDYIGIGAGAHGKISSVSPQQIQRRVKQKQPQKYMETAGTEAGLVEKTLVSPDEVGFEFMLNAMRLLDGVPTPLFQQHTGVPISTIRRAMQQAEQLELLEHTIEKIRPTEKGQRYLNSLIELFIEA; this is translated from the coding sequence ATGTTTAACTTTACATCCTTACCACCACTTAGTCTGTATATTCACGTTCCCTGGTGTGTGCGTAAATGTCCCTATTGTGATTTTAACTCCCATGATAATCATCAATCTCTGCCAGAATCGGCTTATATTGATGCACTGATACGCGATCTGGAACAAGAATTACCCCTGATTTGGGGACGGTCAATTAATACGGTATTTATTGGCGGCGGCACACCCAGTCTGTTTTCAGCTGAAGCCTATGATCGGCTATTCTCATCGCTGCGGGCCTTACTGCCTTTACAACATGATGCTGAAATTACACTGGAAGCTAATCCGGGTACGGTAGAAGCCGGTCGTTTTCATGAATATCGTGATGTGGGCATCAACCGGTTAAGTATTGGTATTCAAAGCTTCGACCAGAATGCTTTGCAGGCGTTAGGCCGAATTCATGACGGTCAGCAAGCGATCAAAGCGGTTGAATATGCTCATCAAGCTGGCTTTGATAGTTTTAATCTGGATCTGATGTTTGGTTTGCCTGGACAGGATGAGAAAAAAGCGCGACATGATGTTGAAACGGCCATTGCACTTGCCCCACCGCATATTTCTTACTATCAATTAACGATAGAACCCAACACCTTGTTTTACTCTCAGCCACCGAGCCTGCCGGATGATGATCCGATCTATGATTGGCAACTGACCAATCAGGCGCGTCTGGCTGAAGCAGGCTACAAACAGTATGAAACCTCGGCCTATGCACAAAAAGGTCATCAATGTCGGCATAATGTTAATTACTGGCGCTTTGGTGATTATATTGGTATCGGCGCTGGCGCACATGGCAAAATCAGCAGTGTTTCTCCACAGCAAATTCAGCGACGAGTTAAACAAAAACAACCACAGAAGTATATGGAAACGGCAGGCACAGAAGCGGGCTTAGTTGAGAAAACGCTGGTCAGCCCGGATGAGGTAGGCTTTGAGTTTATGCTTAATGCGATGCGCTTACTGGATGGCGTACCCACGCCCCTTTTCCAGCAGCATACCGGTGTGCCGATTTCGACGATAAGACGAGCTATGCAGCAAGCTGAGCAGTTAGAGTTATTAGAGCATACGATCGAGAAAATCCGACCCACAGAAAAAGGCCAACGTTACCTGAATAGTCTGATTGAGCTATTTATAGAGGCATAG